In Haladaptatus sp. QDMS2, a single window of DNA contains:
- a CDS encoding ArsR family transcriptional regulator — protein sequence MSHTAPEGFEDPFAEQRQMRELLSQETRHLIIQLILGHPAHLMSLAELDYMIPKNEAAILDQLKRLREAGILDVYVHEPNASTRNLPSKFWGPTERGVEILYEHNFLRGVPIARAVYEETKNLSECCVMRGHRDQCFL from the coding sequence ATGAGCCACACGGCCCCGGAGGGATTCGAGGACCCGTTTGCAGAGCAGCGACAAATGCGCGAGCTGCTCTCACAGGAGACTCGACACCTCATCATCCAGTTAATCCTTGGTCACCCGGCTCACCTCATGTCGCTGGCCGAGCTTGACTACATGATTCCGAAGAACGAGGCAGCGATTCTCGATCAGCTTAAACGACTTCGAGAGGCGGGTATCCTCGACGTCTACGTTCACGAACCGAATGCGTCGACGCGGAATCTTCCCTCGAAGTTCTGGGGGCCGACCGAGCGTGGCGTCGAAATTCTGTACGAGCACAACTTCCTCCGGGGTGTCCCAATAGCACGCGCGGTCTATGAGGAGACGAAAAATCTGAGCGAGTGCTGCGTCATGAGGGGGCACCGCGACCAGTGCTTCCTGTAG
- a CDS encoding MarR family transcriptional regulator → MPVSIDDFESGDLPQGPTVPEQVVSYLYTHRDQAFTRSEIASAIGENPNTVGTALSRLKARRLVRHRGEYWAITPDESRLVDAYDLHIASERLNENEGGIDADEWDLTAPKTPHPSERGEREDKS, encoded by the coding sequence ATGCCCGTGAGCATCGACGACTTCGAATCCGGAGACCTTCCACAGGGGCCAACGGTCCCCGAGCAGGTGGTTTCATATCTGTACACACACCGCGACCAGGCATTCACCCGGTCTGAGATTGCCAGTGCTATCGGCGAGAACCCGAACACAGTCGGAACCGCCCTGTCGAGGCTGAAGGCACGTCGTCTCGTTCGCCACCGGGGAGAATACTGGGCGATTACACCCGACGAATCTCGACTCGTCGATGCATACGACCTCCACATCGCGAGCGAGCGACTGAACGAGAACGAGGGCGGCATCGACGCCGACGAGTGGGACTTGACGGCCCCAAAGACGCCACACCCAAGCGAACGAGGCGAACGCGAGGACAAATCCTAA
- a CDS encoding Fic family protein: MPTKELPESAPGKYVPSHPHPYYSPESLPVEPKHDLTDQTHDLVADAAYQIGRVDGIISTIDFSAVLYTSLIRIEAVESARIEGAEVAYEDVEAYHTRHPADETESRIEKDLQEALNYETALTYGLERIESGASITLSLIKELHSMLLEDVRNEGDIVGEFRDHMVHLSSPQPGQRPFVPPTPEALDGLMQSLASYIQLGGQYHPLVDAAIIHYFFETVHPFSDGNGRLGRLLIILFLASKGYLESPYIYPSAYFNRHKVEYVERMRAVSEEGAWDEWLTFFLEGLRSQAATSYDRTHQLRELQTRYEQEYPGATSTDRFARQLLQYPYFTTLDLVEYLDVSRRTAYKVVDDLEADGLVAEVTGKERGKEYKAVDVFEILE, encoded by the coding sequence ATGCCCACGAAGGAGCTTCCAGAAAGTGCACCGGGAAAGTACGTCCCCTCCCATCCCCACCCGTACTATTCCCCCGAGTCGCTTCCTGTAGAGCCGAAGCACGATCTCACCGATCAGACACACGATCTGGTGGCTGATGCCGCGTATCAAATCGGTCGCGTGGACGGTATCATCTCGACAATTGACTTCTCCGCAGTTCTCTACACCTCCCTCATTCGCATCGAAGCTGTCGAATCCGCACGAATCGAAGGGGCAGAGGTCGCATATGAAGACGTCGAGGCGTATCATACAAGACACCCCGCAGACGAGACTGAATCCAGAATCGAGAAAGACCTACAAGAGGCGCTCAACTACGAGACTGCGCTCACGTACGGACTCGAACGAATCGAGAGTGGCGCGTCAATAACCCTCTCGCTCATCAAAGAACTCCATTCGATGCTGCTCGAAGACGTTCGAAACGAGGGTGACATCGTCGGCGAATTCCGCGACCACATGGTTCATCTTTCGAGTCCACAGCCAGGACAGCGTCCGTTCGTCCCACCGACGCCCGAGGCGCTCGATGGGCTCATGCAGTCACTCGCATCGTACATCCAGCTGGGTGGGCAGTATCATCCACTCGTCGATGCTGCTATCATCCACTACTTCTTCGAGACCGTTCATCCATTCTCTGACGGAAACGGTCGCCTTGGTCGCCTCCTCATCATCCTCTTTTTGGCAAGTAAGGGCTACCTCGAAAGTCCCTACATCTACCCGAGTGCGTATTTCAACCGGCACAAAGTCGAGTACGTCGAACGGATGCGTGCGGTGAGCGAAGAGGGTGCGTGGGACGAGTGGCTCACGTTCTTCCTCGAAGGCCTCCGAAGCCAAGCGGCGACGTCCTACGACCGGACACACCAGCTTCGAGAGCTCCAAACGCGCTACGAACAGGAGTACCCAGGCGCTACGAGCACGGACCGGTTCGCTCGGCAGTTGCTCCAGTATCCGTACTTCACTACACTCGACCTCGTGGAGTATCTCGACGTTTCACGCAGAACTGCCTACAAGGTCGTCGACGATCTCGAAGCAGATGGGCTCGTAGCAGAAGTGACCGGCAAAGAACGCGGCAAAGAGTACAAAGCAGTCGACGTGTTCGAGATT